A part of Amyelois transitella isolate CPQ chromosome 12, ilAmyTran1.1, whole genome shotgun sequence genomic DNA contains:
- the LOC106142334 gene encoding uncharacterized protein LOC106142334: MRAILSAAIYSIISVAVQAFFREAYNHNVDYTPLFMDDKEIDHTVDCLLEKIPCPEYQQHKEWFPFLVKGNCGFCNPIQKARYHATKAFVKEKYPHHYRALEKKFLGY, encoded by the exons ATGCGAGCCATCTTGTCAGCGGCCATTTATTCCATTATATCTGTTGCAGTACAAGCGTTTTTTAGAGag GCTTATAACCATAATGTGGACTACACGCCATTGTTTATGGATGATAAGGAGATAGACCACACTGTGGATTGCTTGCTGGAGAAAATACCATGTCCTGAGTACCAGCAACATAAAG AATGGTTTCCATTcctcgtaaaaggcaactgcGGCTTTTGTAACCCGATACAGAAGGCGAGGTATCACGCCACGAAGGCTTTCGTCAAAGAAAAGTACCCGCACCACTACAGAGCATTGGAGAAAAAATTTCTTGGCTATTAG